The sequence below is a genomic window from Meles meles chromosome 3, mMelMel3.1 paternal haplotype, whole genome shotgun sequence.
ttccaggtgtttgagttccttctgaacttttccttgtgattgagctccagtttcaaagcattatgatctgagaatacgCAGGGAGTAATGCTAGTCTCTTGGTATTGGTTgggtcctgatttgtgacccagtatgtggtctattctggagaaggttccatgtgcacttgagaagaatgtgtatttctgttgttttagggtggaatgttctgtatatgtctatgatgtccatctggtccaatgtttcattcagtgctcttatttctgtattaattttctgcttcgatgatctgtctatttctgagagtgGCGTATTGAGATTTCCTACTATTAaagtattcatatcaatatgagtgtttatgttgattaatagttttcttatgtaattggctactcccatattgggtgcgtagatatttacaattgttagatcatcttggtggatagtccctttaagaattatgtagtgtccttctgtatgtttgactacagtctttagcttaaactctaatttatctgatatgagaatcgctaccccggccatcttttgaggcccattggcatgaaagatgcttctccatccttcactttcagtctgggtggaTCCtcaggttcaaaatgggtctcttgtagacaacatatggatgggtatTGTaatttatccaatctgcaaccctgtgtcgttttatggatGCATttagccattcacattgagagtgattattgatagatacgtgtTGATTGACATCTTGTTACCTTTGAAGTATTTCTGTCTGTAgtttgtctctatatttctgttcaatgatattcttaggattttttttctcttttataggacccacccccttaatatttcctgcagtgtccgCTTGGtgtttgcatagtcttttaagcattgacggtcttggaaactctttatctctccatccattttgaatgtcagtcttgctggatagagtattcttggttgcatgttcttctcatttagtactctgaatatattttgccagcccttcctggcttgccaggtctctgtggaaaggtctgacgttattctaatgggttttcctctgtatgtaaggagcttctttgtcctagctgcttttaagagggtctgtctagaagcataattcttcattctaactatcaggtgtcgtgaggactttcgagaatctaaaatattggggagaaacctctctgcctctagtacatgaatgttgtttccattcgtgagattgggaaaattttcatagacaacttgttccagtatatcttctagacttctttctttttcctacccttcagggattccaataattctgacgttggaacgtttcatggcattgtttatttccctgattctgttttcgtggcttctgagctgtttgttccaggcttcctcctgatcctttctctctatctgtttgtcctccagatcattaattctatcttctgccacagttaccctagcttttagagaatttagattagattggaattcattgagagcattttgaaaatcatccctggtgactttcttttatgccctaacattgtgaacatcatccctggttgctttcagttctgccctaatcaattccatttggtcatccatggctttctccaacctagctattgcctgggtaGTTGTTAGCcagaattccttttccgacatattgtctatgtcgatagccattagctcagttgtagaaggtccatcctctgtatttttctgctgttggacattcctcctcctactcattttggtaagagatgactgaatgtaTATAGCTGgttgtatcaactgtggtgcagtcaagttTCATCCtgaaacacttctgtgcaatcaggattccccacccaaatgagagaaaaaagataagaaaactaaatagagaaattaaaaaaaatgaaaatagagagagagagacaggaaaagaagggaacaTAAAAGAagaggctcagcccaaatgggacccaaggtaagatttattaagcatgcaaacaaaaacactgataaaagtatatgacaagagaataaaatatgtatatataaaagaaaaaaaaatgaagaacctcATCataaagaaccccaagtataagttttatatactatcaggacaaacacaaatacacagaaacactggccgaaggaaaagatgggagagtggttataaattctcagtgtgggcgaggaaggttattttgattcttcctggatgtatcttgatgtctttgttaagggactcaactttcctaagataatgGGGGATTAATaattggtttgtctataggggtagcattgattggggtaagggattaccttgaagtttaactctatatgtatattagaaaatgaaaattaaaaaagaataaactagactaaactaaattaaaatttaaaaaattttaaaaaatagaaaagcaaaagaaaaacacaggtgtatgtatcaaaaagttcaggttagaaggttattaaggtatttgatgtactggacatctcactgtgacggtaaataggttaaaaattatctatatgtatatataaaaaaagaaccagaatagtggtaaatagttaaaaataaaagttttatttatgaagtagtggtggttgttctcttgtcgtcttctttttttttcatttttccttccttcctggttggttttttgggggaggggcctgccacgtgggttttcagacaattatgttccctgagttagttCCTCCCGCCCCCTTCAAGGGGGTGGTCGCTGAggatactgttttgttttcaggcttttgttctctggaagtttttatgttctttcatctgttttctcttgccttgacagctcttttttttcgttttttttatttcttattatttataaacatattatgtatttttatccccaggggtacaggtctgtgaatcaccaggtttacacacttcacagtgctcaccatagcacataccctccccaatgtccataacccctctccccctctcccaaccctacctccccccagcaacccccagtttgttttgtgcaattaagagtcacttatggtttttctccctcccagtcccatcttgtttcatttattcttctcctctccccctaccccccccatgttgcatctccatatcctcataccagacagcttttgatggtttttggaggtttagaggagagcaaactgcacccagacctccctctcagagagaagcctcagaatgctctaccgatctgctggcagagtaggatctgagtcacggtccctggggatgcaggatctcctccttgtacccaataccatggtaGAGGTGGCTGTCTGGgtagctccagactgccagagaagttccaagcagtgatcgcacactgagattttcccactggcctgggctgggaatgcctggtttttcctgATGCCAGAGCTGCAGGCTAGCACCTGTACACACCTCTCCCAGAGGAGGGTGTGGTATGTGCGCATTTCAGgaatgccgtctggccaggctcctagACCCTCACTGGAGCTGGACCTCATGCATTCTCTGATGCCCTGGTGGCTCAGGAGCGCTGgaagctcagggaccaagacctggtttctccgcagcactctctctggctagtCATTTTGGTAGGAGAAGACTGGATGGATGTGGCTGGATGTATCGActatggtgcagtcaaggtgcacccttgaatgcttctgtgcaatcaggattccacacccaaatgagagaaaaaagaaaagaaaaaaaaatagaaaaaaaaaagaaaaggagagagagagagagacaggaaaaaaagggaagataaaagagaaggctcagcccaaatgagacccaaggtaagatttatgaagtatacagacaaaaatgaacaaacaaaaagactgataaaagtatatggtaagagaaaaataaaatatatgtatatataaaagcaaaaaaaggaagaaccgcatcaaaaagaaccccaagtataacatttatatactatcaggacaaacacaaatacacagaaacactggtggaaggaaaagatgggagagtggttataaattctcaatgtgggtgaggaagtttattttgattcgttctggatgtatcttgatgtctttatTAAGGGACTCAAATTTACTAAGATAATGGGACATTAAaatggtttgcctataggggtagcattgattggggaaaagggattaccttgtagtttaactctatatgtatattagaaaataaaaattaaaaaagaataaagtagactaaactaatttaaaattttgaaaaagttaaaaaaatagaaaagcaaaagaaaaacaacgggtgtatgtatcaaaaagttcaggttagaaagttgttatggaatttgatatactggacatctcactgtgatggtcaATAGGTTAAAaagtatctatatgtataaaaaaaaaatgaaccagaatagtggtaaagagttaaaagtaaaagCTGTATGTATgaaatagtggtggttgttctcttgtagtcttcttttttaaatttttcttccttctggattggttttctgggggaggggcctgccatgggttttcagtcaatgatgttccctaagTTTGGTGCTCCCACCCCCCTCATGGGGGTGGGTTCTATGGAAACcattttttcaggcttttattctctggaggtttttatgtttgttcatctattttctcttgtcttcacaggttttgatggtttttaaatgtttagaggagagcaaactgcacccagacctccctctcagagagaagcctcagaatgctctgcagagctgctggcagagtaggtttcAAGTCATGGTCACTGGGAacgcaggatctcctccttgtacccaaaaccatggcagtggcatttgtctgggcagctccaggccACCAGACAGTTTCCAAGCAgggatcgcacactgagattttcctgctggcccgtgcacggaatgcctggtttttccaggtGCCAGATTACTGGCTAGCACCTTTAAGCACCTCTcaaaggggagggtgtgggacacacgCGTTTCAGGAATGCCGTCTGGTgagcctcccagcccctcacgggagccggaccccacgtgTTCTCCAGTGCGCTGGCATCTCAGGCGCTCTGGAGGCTCAGAGACCATACCTgatttctccacagcactctgtctggctcagtgccaggggaggctgtcctgggtccggggacttaagcccctgtccctatccaccccaattcccacaatcccccccccccccccgcgatgctttgctcttttttttttttttttttttgagtgctttcaaccagactccaagttaatgctgtccccagacgcagggcactctcgtattggggtattactttccaatcggtcacctctggtggctccctccccctcttgtTTATCTCCCATATCAGTCCGactttcccactctgctttcctgcccactggcatcttctgccccgtagagatccagacatgtataattctgatctcaggctgatttcatggatgatcagagttctttggtaggtaatcatctcactttaggggacaggttgaaatggtgcctcctccgacttccctgccatcttgactcccacaatatattttctttattaaaactctccacagtgtagggatagagggaacatatgtcaatatcattaaagccatctacagaaagcccacagtgaatattattCTTAATGGAGAAACCTAAGAGCTTTgcccctaagatcaggaaaacaACAGGGAAGCCCATTCTCACCACTACTGTTCAACAGAGTACTCAAAGTCCTAGCCTAAGCAATCAGACAACTAAAACAAAGTATTTAAATTGACGAAGATGTCAAGCTCTCACTCTTCAgcatgatacttcatgtggatattcttctttggagagagagagagagagaatgtcaagcagactccataccagGCATGgggcctgatgtggagctcaatctaacaaacctgagaccatgacctgagctgaaaccaagaagcATTGCTTAACTAAGTGAGCTTCCTATGAGTCCGTAAGTTAGATATTGACCTCTTTCTATCcagttatttttttgttgtacaatatatattttttcctctataatGTTCTTGCActcttttaaatttcacatatactTGGTTTGCTTAAGgatcagggattttttttttttaatttctttattttcagcataacagtgttcattgtttttgcaccacacccagtgctccatgcagtacgtgtcctccctattacccaccacctggttcctcaacctcctacccccccccccgccccttcaaaacactctggttgtttttcagagtccatagtctctcatggttcatctccccttccagtttccctcaactccctctcctctccatctccccatgtccactgtgttctttgttatgctccacaaataagtgagacaatatgatacttgactctctctgcttgacttatttcgctcagcataatctcttccagtcccatccatgttgctacaaaagttgggtattcatcctttctgagggaggcataatactccatcgtgtatatggaccacatcttccttatccattcatccgctgaagggcatcttggttctttccacagtttggcgaccgtggccattgctacaataaacactgggtacagatggttcttcttttcactacatctgtatccttggggtaaatacccagcagtgcaactgcagggtcatagggaagctctattcttagtttcttgaggaatctccacactgttctccaaagtggctgcaccaagttgcattcccaccaacactgtaagagggttcccctttctccacatcctctccaacacacgttgtttcctgtcttgctaattttggccattctaactggtgtcaggtggtatctcaatgtggttttaatttgaatctccctgatggctagtgatgatgaacattttttcatgtgtctgatagccatttgtatgtcttcattggagaagtgtctgttcatatcttctgcccattttttgatatgattatctgttttgtgtgtgttgagtttgaggagttctttatagatcctggatatcaacattttgtctgtactgtcatttgcaaatatcttctcccattccgtgggacATGCAGTTCCCACGTGCTGACATGCTGACAGATCTTATCAAGATTCATAAAAGTGAATAATTAGTATAAAATATTCAGTATGTTctaatgtttaaatatttcagaaagattgtgtaaaataaatttttatttttattttctctttttcctttctagaaAACGTGGCCCTATTCACTGTCCCTAACTTTTAGCACAGTATGTGATACATCTAGGTATTTGTGTATCAGCAATAATTAATAAATACTCTTTTGAGAATTATTGTTTTTGATATTATAATTTATGTACTCCTGCATGACTTGCACAAAGGATAACTGAAGCTGGGCTATAAACCCTGTGATGAAATATGCCCAAACTCTGGAAGGTAATAGTCATGCAAGATAATGGATACACATTTTTTGTAGAATTTTAACAAGGAGGAATTGCTATCATTGTGTTTAATTGTACTCTCTTCTTTAAACCTAGATTTCCCCAAACCATTCTTTTTAATGCCCCCTTCACCTCTTTGTTTCTGAGTGTGTAGATTAGGGGATTCAGGAGTGGTGTGACAATGTTGTAGAAAAGAGTGAGAAactttccttggtctttggaggaGCTGGTTCCTGGTTGCATGTACATGTAGATGATGTTCCCATAAAAGAGAGAAACCACTGTGAGATGGGAACCACAGGTGTTGAAGACTTTGTGCCTCCCTGAGGATGACCGAATACTTAATACAGCTCTCACAATGTAGCCATAGGAGACCAGGATGAACACCAAGGGTGACAGAACAATGCCCACAGCCAAAATAAAGGCGATGCCTTCAACGGCAGCTGTATTGACACAGGCCATCCGGATCAGAGCAGGCATTTCACACAGGAAGTGGTCTACTTTGCAGTACCCACAACGGGGCAGCCACAGAGTCATTGGAGACATGATTAAAGAGTTGGCCACCCCACAGCCCCAGGCCATCGACACCAAGCCCAAGCAGAGTTGTGGATTCATGACCACCATGTAGTGAAGGGGCTTGCAGACTGCAACAAACCGGTCATATGCCATGACTGCCAGGAGCAGGCACTCTACACCACCCAGGCCCAGAAACAGGAAGAGCTGGATGGCACAGCCTGTGTAGCTGATGGTCTTGTCATGCCCATTCAGGTTATAGAGCAGCTGAGGGATGGAGCTGGTGGTGAAACTGAGGTCCAGGAAGGATAGGTGggtgaggaagaagtacatgggagtGTGGAGGTGGGGGTCCAAACGGGACACCAGGATGATGGTGGTGTTGCCCACAAGGGTCAGGAGATATGCAATCAAGATGACCACAAAGAGGATCCTCTCCAGATGGGGGCGGTCAGAAAACCC
It includes:
- the LOC123938373 gene encoding olfactory receptor 2W3-like, with the translated sequence MDGTNESTQGNFILLGFSDRPHLERILFVVILIAYLLTLVGNTTIILVSRLDPHLHTPMYFFLTHLSFLDLSFTTSSIPQLLYNLNGHDKTISYTGCAIQLFLFLGLGGVECLLLAVMAYDRFVAVCKPLHYMVVMNPQLCLGLVSMAWGCGVANSLIMSPMTLWLPRCGYCKVDHFLCEMPALIRMACVNTAAVEGIAFILAVGIVLSPLVFILVSYGYIVRAVLSIRSSSGRHKVFNTCGSHLTVVSLFYGNIIYMYMQPGTSSSKDQGKFLTLFYNIVTPLLNPLIYTLRNKEVKGALKRMVWGNLGLKKRVQLNTMIAIPPC